GTGAGTGCGAAACAGGCGACCTACGTCGAGGCCGCCCGCGCGCTGGGCGCACCGCCGCACACGATCATGTCCCGCTACCTGTTCACCAACGTCGTGCAGAGCGTTCCGGTGATCGCCACCCTGAACGCCGCGGACGCGGTGGGCACGCTCGCCGCGCTGGGCTTTCTTGGGTACGGCATCCAGCCGACCGACGCGGCCGAGTGGGGATACGACCTCAACCGCGCCATGGACGACGCGGCGTCGGGCATCTGGTGGACCGGGGTGTTCCCCGGGCTCGCGATCGTGGTGCTGGTGATGGCGCTGACGTTCGTCGGCGAGGGGCTGAACGAGACGCTGAACCCGACGTTGCGGGTACGCCGGCTCGTCCCGGTGGTGCTGCCGCCGCGCAGGGCCGGCGCCGGTGCGCCGGCCGGATCCGATGCGGGCAGGGGTGCCCCTTCGGGAGCCCGGTCTGATGCCCCTTCGGATGCGCGGCCGGATGCGCTTACCGGCAAGGAGCCTGCCGGCTCGGAGGAGGGTGCCAAGTGAACGCGGCGACGACCAACCCGGGCAGGGACCGGCACACCGAATCGGGCAGGGGTCCGGACGCACCGGTCCTGTCCGTACACGACCTGCGGGTCTGGTACGGCACCGAGCGCGGCCCGGTGCGCGCGGTCGACGGCGTCTCGTTCGACCTGCGTCCGGGTGAGACGCTCGGCCTGGTCGGTGAGTCCGGCTGCGGCAAGTCGACCCTCGGCCGCGGAGTGCTCGGGCTGCTGCCGCCCGGCGCCAAGGCCGACGGCGAGATCGAGTTCGAGGGCCGCGACCTGCTCACCTGTGGCCGGCGGGAGCTGGAACGGCTGCGCGGGCCCGAGCTCGGCATGATCTTCCAGGAGCCGCTGACCCGGCTCAACCCGCTGATGCGGGTCAGCGAGCACTTCGAGGAGACGCTGCGGACGCACGAGCCGGGTCTGGGCAAGGAGGAGATCCGGCGACGTTCGATCGAAACCCTGCGCGGGATGGGAATCCCGCCCTCGCGCTACCGCGCGTACCCGCACGAGTTCTCCGGCGGCATGCGGCAGCGGATCATGATCGCGCTCGCGCTGGTGCTGCGGCCGAGGTTCGTGGTGGCCGACGAACCCACCACCGCGCTGGACGTCCTGGTGGAGGCGCAGATCATCGGCATCCTCGCCGACCTGCGCCGCAACTTCGACACCGCGCTGCTGCTGATCACCCACAACCTCGGCATCGTGGCCGAGGCGTGTGACCGGGTGGCGGTGATGTACGCCGGGCACATCGCCGAGGAGGGCGACGCCCGCGAGGTGTTCGCCCGGCCGCGTCACCCCTACACCCGCGAGCTGTTGCGCTCGACGATCTCGCTGCAGACCACCGGGCTGCACTACATCCCGGGCGCCCCGCCGGACCTGGTCGAGCCGCCCGGCGGATGCACGTTCCATCCCCGCTGCCCGGACGCGATGGCGGCCTGCCCGCGCCAGGACCCGGTGGAGGTCCGTACGCCGGAGGGCACCCGGGTCGCGTGCTGGTTGCACGGGCCCGCGGAGCTGCTGACCGAGGAGGGCACCGCGCCCCTGGTCCGGGAGGAGATCAGCGTTGCCGACGAAGCCTGAGCCCACGAAGCCCGAACCCACGAGCGCGGTCGGGGTCGCCTCGCCGCCGCTCGCCGAGCGCGAGGTCCTGATGGACGTCCGCGACCTCGAGGTGCACTACGCCCTGCAGGGCAGCTCCCTGGGCCGGATGTTCGGCGGAGGCGGCTCCGTCGTACGCGCTGTGGACGGTGTGTCGTTCCAGCTCCACCAGGGCGAGGTTCTCGGCCTGGTGGGGGAGTCCGGCAGCGGGAAGACCACCCTCGGCCGGGCGCTGCTCGGCCTGGTCCGCCCGACCGGCGGCTCGATCCACTACCGGGACAACGACCTCGGCGAACTGTCCGAACGCCGGCTGCGCCCGCTGCGCCGCAAGCTGCAGATGGTGTTCCAGGACCCGAGCGCGGCGCTCAACCCGTCCATGGACATCGAGACCGCGGTCGGTGACCCGCTGCGCATCCACAAGCTGGCGAACGGCAGGGCCGAACGCCGGGCGATGGTGGTCAGGGCGCTGGAGGCCGTCGGGCTGGCGCCGGTGGAGCGGTTCCTGACGAAGTACCCGAGCGACCTGTCCGGTGGGCAGAAGCAGCGTGCCGTGATGGCGCGGGCGGTCATCCTCGACCCGGAGCTACTGGTCGCCGACGAGCCGATCTCGATGCTGGACATGAGCGTGCGGGCCAAGATCCTCGAGCTGATGCTGGAGCTGAAGAGCCGCCTCGACCTCACCTACGTCTACATCACCCACGACCTGGCCACGGCGAAGTTCTTCTGCGACCGGGTGGCGATCATGTACCTCGGCCGGGTGGTCGAGATCGGCCCCACCGAGGAGATCTTCGCAGCACCCAAACACCCGTACACCAAGGCGTTGCTCCGCGCGATCCCCGAGCCCGACCCGAGCAGCACGGTGCCGCGCGACCTGCCGCGCGGGGAGATCCCGGACGCCGCCGCACCACCGCTGGGGTGCTCGTTCCACCCGCGCTGCCCGGCCGCGTTCGACCGGTGTGGCTGGGAGAGCCGCGACCTGCGGACCCTGCTGGAGGAACACTGGCTGGGGCTGGACGAGGAGACCTACGCGGCCGAACGCGACGTCGTCGGCAACCTCGACGAACTCGCCCGGCCCGGGCACCGTGCGGTCCTGCGGCCCGGCCGGGGGAAGGCGCCCGAGGACGTCAGGGCGTTGCTGGAACGCGTGCGCTCCGCCGACCCGGACGAGCCGCTGTGGCGTGGCGTGCGAAGCATCGAGGTCGAAGGTGACGGGGTCGTGGTGGACTTCCACGACGGCGAGGACCCGCGGTTGCGGCTGGCCGACGGCGTCGACGTCGCCTGTCACCTGTACTGACCGACTGGCGTACGAGCCACCCCGTACTCCTGCCGTGAGCAGGTCGTACGGCGGCCGCCCGGGCACTGTCGGCGGGGAGCTCTAGGCTCTGCGTCGTGTCCGCATCCGACTCCGACTCCGACTCCGCGGAAGGCTCGGCCCGTCCCGGTCGGCTCGGCATCGCTGCCGAGCCACCCGCGGACCCTGCCGACCCGGCGGATCCGTCCGCCTCTGCCGACTCCTCTGACTCTGCCGACACTTCGGCCCTACTCGACGTACGCACCCGGCGCAGGTCGACGGTCGCGCTGGTCACGGGCGTCGTGTTGATGAACGTCTCGATGGTGCCCGCCGGCACCGTCGGCAGCCTGCTCGCCAGCGACAGGTACGGCGCCGCGTGGAGCGGCGTGCCGAGCGCCGCCGGCGTCGTCGGCACGGCGCTGGGTGCGCTCGGGTTGTCCGCGCTCATGCGCAACCGCGGCCGGCGGACCGGGCTCCGGACCGGCTACGCAGTCGCCGCGCTCGGTGCCCTGGTCGGTGCCGTCGCGGTCGGGGCGGCGGTGCTTCCCCTGCTGGCGGTGGGAATGCTGCTGCTCGGCATCGGCAACGGCGGCGCCCAGCTGTCCCGCTACGCGGTGGCCGACCTGCATCCGGCCGACCGCAAGGCATTCGTCCTCAGCCTGGTGGTGTGGGGCAGCACCGTCGGCGCGCTCGTCGGGCCGGCCCTGATCGCGCCCGCGGCACACCTGTCCGCACGCGCAGGGATCCCGGCGTACGCCGGCACCTACGTGCTTGCGATCCTCACCACCGGCGCGGCCCTGGTGGTGGCCGGTCTGTTGCCCCGGACCGGCCGGGGCGACCCGCGCGACCGGGAGCGCCCTCGGTCCGGTGAGGTCGGCCGCGTCCTGCGACTGCCGGCGGTGCGGGTGGCGCTGGCGGGCATGGTGTCGGCCCAGCTGGCGATGGTCGCGGTGATGACGATGACCCCGCTGCAGCTGCACCGGCACGGGCAGGGGCTGGACGTCGTGGGCTGGGTGCTCACCGCGCATCTGGCCGGGATGTTCGCACTGTCGCCGCTGTCCGGACGCCTCACCGACCGGCTCGGCGGCCGGACCGTGACCAGTGCCGGGGCCGGTGTGCTGATCGGTTCCGCCGCGCTGGCCATGGCGGCACCCACGTCGCACACCGTGGGGATCCCGGTGGCGTTGTTCCTGCTCGGCTACGGCTGGAACCTCTGCTTCGTCGGTGGCAGCGCGATCCTGAGCCGGGAGCTGCCGGCCCGGGTGCGCAGCCAGGTCCAGGGTGCGGTGGACGCGGTGGTGTGGGGCTCGTCGGCGTCGGCCGGCCTGGCCTCCGGAGCGGTGTTCGCCGGTGGGGGATACGTCCTGGTCGCGTTCGTCGCCGGGCTGATCGCCGTCGCGCCCCTGGTGGTGCTCGCCGCCTTCCGCCCGCGCCCGGAGGGACCTCACCGTCCGCCGGGAAGCACCAGCCCGCTCTCGTAGGCGAACACCACCGCCTGTACGCGGTCCCGCAGCCCCAGCTTGGCCAGCACGTTGCCGACGTGGGTCTTCACCGTCGTCTCCGAGACGTACAGCTCGCCGGCGATCTCGGCGTTGGACATGCCCCGCGACATCAACCGCAACACCTCGCGTTCGCGGTCGGTGAGGTGGGCGAGCTCCTTCGCCGACTCCTTGCTCGCCGACGGCAGCACGGTCGCGAACCGGTCGAGCAGCCGCCGGGTCACGGTCGGTGCGACGACCGCCTCACCCCGGGCCACGATGCGGATGGCCTCGGCCAGGTCCTCCGGTGGGACGTCCTTCAGCAGGAATCCGGAGGCGCCGGCGCGCAGCGCTTCCACGACGTACTCGTCGAGGTCGAACGTGGTGAGCACCAGCACCCGGACGGTCCCGCCGCGTTCGGTGCCGGTGATGAGCCGGGTGGCCTCCACGCCGTCCATCCGGGGCATCCGGATGTCCATCAGGACGACGTCCGGTTGCAGGGCACGGGCCTCCGTGACCGCCTTCTGCCCGTCACCGGCCTCGCCGACCACCACGACGTCCGGCTCGGACTCGAGGATCATCCGGAACCCCGTCCGCAGCAGTGGCTGGTCGTCCACCAACAGCACGCGGACCGGCGTACCCGGCGACACCGGTCGCTCCTCGGCCGGCGTCACGCCGGCACCTCGTTCGCCGTCGTGCCGGCATCGGTCAACGGCAGGGTGGCAAGCACCTCGAACCCACCGACCATCCGGGTACCCGTGTACAAGGTGCCTCCGTTCAACGTCACGCGTTCGCGCATGCCGACAAGTCCGTGCCCGAGTCCGTGGTCGAGTCGCTCGGCGTTGTCCGTCCGGTTCGACGGGCCGCGCCGTGGACTGCCGTCGTCGGTGACGCCCACGACGACCGCCTCGGGTTCGTACCGCACCAGCACGGCCGCCCGGGTGGGGCCGACGTGTTTGAGGGTGTTCGTCAACGACTCCTGGACCACCCGGAAGATCGCCAGGTCGACGCTGGACGTCAGGGGGCGGGGCTCGCCGACCACGGTGAGCTCGACCTGCAGGCCGGCCTCCCTCGCCCGGTCCAGCAGCGGCCCGAGTTCGGCGACTCCGGTACGCGGGGACATCTGGACGCTGCCGTCCGTCCCGTCCTCGTCGGCGGCGCGGAGCGCACCGACGATACGGCGCATCTCCTCCAACGCCTCCCGCCCGGTCTCCTCGACCGCCCGCATGGCCTCCACGCTGCGCTCGGGTGCCCGGGTGATCGTCCTCCGCGCGGCGGCTGCCTGCACCGTCATCACGCTCACGTGGTGGGCCACCACGTCGTGCAGTTCCCTGGCCATCCGGGCGCGTTCCTCCGCCAGCGCCGCGCGGACCTCCGCGGAGGCGGCGCGCTCCAGCCGGCTGGCACGGTCCTCGAGCGCGACCAGGTAGCGACGGCGGGCACGCATGGCGCGGGCGATGCTCCACATGCCGCCGTATACGAGGACCTGCAGGCCGACCGTGATCGCGTCGAACGTCATGCCGATCGAGGCGTAGGCGTCCCGTTTCACGTACAGGAAGACGATCGAGGCGATGGTCGTCGCCACGGTGATCGCGAGGCTGCGGGCCGCGGTGCTGTGCACGCCGACGGTGTAGATCACCAGCAGGGCGGCCACCGAGCCGACGGAGGAGCTGTAGCCGGCGAAACCGAGCGTCATGTACGCGGAGATCACGATCACCGCGACCGTCACCGGGAACCGCCGGCGCAGGGCGAGCGGCGCGGCGACCAGGACGGCGAGCACCAGCCCCCAGGCGTCCGCCGGGCGGAACGTGATCCCGGCGTAGGAGCGGTAGCTCAGCCCGGCGACGCTGGCGATCACGAGCACGAACGCGACCGCCCCGTCCACCAGGTCGGGGCGGCCTCGAAGCCAGTCTCGGACAGCGGCACCGCGCACGGTCCGAGCGTAGGCGGCCGGGTTCACGGGGCCACCCCCAGGTTCCGGAGGTTGCCAGAGGTCGCCGGGGCGTCTCCTAGAGGTCGACCGCGGACGCGTGCGGTGACGGGGCCTCGGAGGTGTCCTGCGTCGGCATCGGATCGGTGTCGGCAGGTGCGGGCAGCGGGGGAGGAGTTCCACCCCAGGCAGGGCACCGCGACTTGTGGTCGCACCAGTCGCACAGCGGGCCGGGACTGGCTCGCCACTCGCCGGTGGTGTGCGCGCGTTCGATGGCGTTCCACAGCGCCTGCAGCTTGCGGGCGGTGGCGCGCAGGTCGGCCTCGTCGGGGGAGTAACGCAGCACGTCGCCGCTGCCGAGATAGACCAGCTGCAGCAGGCGGGGTACGACACCTCGCAGCCTCCACAGCATCAGCGCGTAGCAGCGCATCTGGAACATCGCCCGCTGCTCGTAACCCGGCCCGGGTGCCCGCCCTGTCTTGTAGTCGACGACGCGCAGCGCTCCGTCGGGCGCGACGTCGAGCCGGTCGATGTACCCCCGCAGCCGCAGGCCGGAGTCCAGCTCGCACTCGACGTACATCTCCCGCTCGGCGGGCTCCAGCCGGGTCGGGTCCTCCAGCGTGAAGTAGCGGTCGAGCAGTCCCCGCGCGCCGGCGAGGAAACTCTCCAGCCGCTCGGGGTCGAACCCGCCCTCCTCGTCGCCGAACAGCTCCGACAGCTCGGGCTCGGCCTCGACCAGCCGGTCCCACTGCGGGCGGACCAGTGTGCAGGCCTCCTCGATCGTGCGCCCACCGGCGGGCAGGTCGAACAGCCGCTCCAGAACGGCGTGCACCACCGTGCCCCGGGTGGCCTCCGGGCTCGGCCGCTCCGGCAGCCGGTCGATCACCCGGAAGCGGTAACGCAGTGGACAGGTGAGGAAGTCGCTGGCCCGGGAAGGTGACAGCACCGCGAGCGGGAGCATCGGCCGCGGGTCGTCGGCCCGGCCGCGTCCGGCGCCGGCCGCCGCGCTCGCGGCGGCGGTCCCGCCGGTGTCTCCGCCGGAGTTGCCGGGCGGGTTCCCGGAGTCGCCGTTGGCGTTCGTGGTCACCGTCGTGGTCGCCGCCTCGCCCGCTGTGGTCATGGCCCGAAAGCGTAGGACACCCCACCGACAGCCCCGCGGACGAGCAGGTGTCCGATCCGCGCCGCTCCGCCCGCGACCGCGCCGCCGGTCAGGTGCAGGCGGTAACGTGTCCCCTCGCCCGCGGCGCGAGGGCGGCCGGACCGAGGCGGGTGCCGGGCCGGGGAGGATCCCTCGGGAACATCCCACGTGACCTGGTCGTTCGCCGGACGTCGAGTCCGCGCACCCCGACGGAAGCAGGCTGAGACAGGCGATGGTGCACGACGTGGAGAAGAACAACCCGTCCCGGGAGGCGCAGCGCCGGCCGGGCGCGGTCCAGATCGCGCGGGTTGTCGGGGTTCCCGTCTACGTCAACCCGTCCTGGATCCTGGTCGCTCTGCTGATCGCGTACGTCTTCCGGCCGGTGGTCGAGGAGCAGGTGCCCGGCCTCG
This Actinopolymorpha cephalotaxi DNA region includes the following protein-coding sequences:
- a CDS encoding ABC transporter ATP-binding protein, producing MNAATTNPGRDRHTESGRGPDAPVLSVHDLRVWYGTERGPVRAVDGVSFDLRPGETLGLVGESGCGKSTLGRGVLGLLPPGAKADGEIEFEGRDLLTCGRRELERLRGPELGMIFQEPLTRLNPLMRVSEHFEETLRTHEPGLGKEEIRRRSIETLRGMGIPPSRYRAYPHEFSGGMRQRIMIALALVLRPRFVVADEPTTALDVLVEAQIIGILADLRRNFDTALLLITHNLGIVAEACDRVAVMYAGHIAEEGDAREVFARPRHPYTRELLRSTISLQTTGLHYIPGAPPDLVEPPGGCTFHPRCPDAMAACPRQDPVEVRTPEGTRVACWLHGPAELLTEEGTAPLVREEISVADEA
- a CDS encoding ABC transporter ATP-binding protein; protein product: MPTKPEPTKPEPTSAVGVASPPLAEREVLMDVRDLEVHYALQGSSLGRMFGGGGSVVRAVDGVSFQLHQGEVLGLVGESGSGKTTLGRALLGLVRPTGGSIHYRDNDLGELSERRLRPLRRKLQMVFQDPSAALNPSMDIETAVGDPLRIHKLANGRAERRAMVVRALEAVGLAPVERFLTKYPSDLSGGQKQRAVMARAVILDPELLVADEPISMLDMSVRAKILELMLELKSRLDLTYVYITHDLATAKFFCDRVAIMYLGRVVEIGPTEEIFAAPKHPYTKALLRAIPEPDPSSTVPRDLPRGEIPDAAAPPLGCSFHPRCPAAFDRCGWESRDLRTLLEEHWLGLDEETYAAERDVVGNLDELARPGHRAVLRPGRGKAPEDVRALLERVRSADPDEPLWRGVRSIEVEGDGVVVDFHDGEDPRLRLADGVDVACHLY
- a CDS encoding MFS transporter, which encodes MSASDSDSDSAEGSARPGRLGIAAEPPADPADPADPSASADSSDSADTSALLDVRTRRRSTVALVTGVVLMNVSMVPAGTVGSLLASDRYGAAWSGVPSAAGVVGTALGALGLSALMRNRGRRTGLRTGYAVAALGALVGAVAVGAAVLPLLAVGMLLLGIGNGGAQLSRYAVADLHPADRKAFVLSLVVWGSTVGALVGPALIAPAAHLSARAGIPAYAGTYVLAILTTGAALVVAGLLPRTGRGDPRDRERPRSGEVGRVLRLPAVRVALAGMVSAQLAMVAVMTMTPLQLHRHGQGLDVVGWVLTAHLAGMFALSPLSGRLTDRLGGRTVTSAGAGVLIGSAALAMAAPTSHTVGIPVALFLLGYGWNLCFVGGSAILSRELPARVRSQVQGAVDAVVWGSSASAGLASGAVFAGGGYVLVAFVAGLIAVAPLVVLAAFRPRPEGPHRPPGSTSPLS
- a CDS encoding response regulator, which gives rise to MTPAEERPVSPGTPVRVLLVDDQPLLRTGFRMILESEPDVVVVGEAGDGQKAVTEARALQPDVVLMDIRMPRMDGVEATRLITGTERGGTVRVLVLTTFDLDEYVVEALRAGASGFLLKDVPPEDLAEAIRIVARGEAVVAPTVTRRLLDRFATVLPSASKESAKELAHLTDREREVLRLMSRGMSNAEIAGELYVSETTVKTHVGNVLAKLGLRDRVQAVVFAYESGLVLPGGR
- a CDS encoding sensor histidine kinase translates to MRGAAVRDWLRGRPDLVDGAVAFVLVIASVAGLSYRSYAGITFRPADAWGLVLAVLVAAPLALRRRFPVTVAVIVISAYMTLGFAGYSSSVGSVAALLVIYTVGVHSTAARSLAITVATTIASIVFLYVKRDAYASIGMTFDAITVGLQVLVYGGMWSIARAMRARRRYLVALEDRASRLERAASAEVRAALAEERARMARELHDVVAHHVSVMTVQAAAARRTITRAPERSVEAMRAVEETGREALEEMRRIVGALRAADEDGTDGSVQMSPRTGVAELGPLLDRAREAGLQVELTVVGEPRPLTSSVDLAIFRVVQESLTNTLKHVGPTRAAVLVRYEPEAVVVGVTDDGSPRRGPSNRTDNAERLDHGLGHGLVGMRERVTLNGGTLYTGTRMVGGFEVLATLPLTDAGTTANEVPA
- a CDS encoding RecB family exonuclease — encoded protein: MTTAGEAATTTVTTNANGDSGNPPGNSGGDTGGTAAASAAAGAGRGRADDPRPMLPLAVLSPSRASDFLTCPLRYRFRVIDRLPERPSPEATRGTVVHAVLERLFDLPAGGRTIEEACTLVRPQWDRLVEAEPELSELFGDEEGGFDPERLESFLAGARGLLDRYFTLEDPTRLEPAEREMYVECELDSGLRLRGYIDRLDVAPDGALRVVDYKTGRAPGPGYEQRAMFQMRCYALMLWRLRGVVPRLLQLVYLGSGDVLRYSPDEADLRATARKLQALWNAIERAHTTGEWRASPGPLCDWCDHKSRCPAWGGTPPPLPAPADTDPMPTQDTSEAPSPHASAVDL